From the genome of Actinacidiphila yeochonensis CN732, one region includes:
- the folP gene encoding dihydropteroate synthase — protein sequence MAIVNRTPDSFYDQGATFTDEPALERVARVVEEGAAIVDIGGVKAGPGEEVSAAEEIRRTVGFVAEVRRRHPDVVISVDTWRHEVAEEVCQAGADLLNDAWGGVDPKLAEVAARHGAGLVCTHAGGAEPRTRPHRVEYEDVMADILRVTVGLAERAAALGVRRDGILIDPGHDFGKNTRHSLEATRRLPEMAATGWPVLVSLSNKDFVGETLDRPVKERLVGTLATTAVSAWLGAQVYRVHEVAETLQVLDMVASIAGHRPPAVARRGLA from the coding sequence ATGGCGATCGTCAACCGGACACCGGACTCGTTCTACGACCAGGGCGCGACGTTCACCGACGAGCCCGCGCTGGAACGGGTCGCGCGGGTGGTCGAGGAGGGCGCGGCCATCGTGGACATCGGCGGGGTGAAGGCGGGGCCGGGCGAGGAGGTGTCGGCGGCCGAGGAGATCCGCCGTACGGTCGGCTTCGTCGCCGAGGTGCGGCGCCGCCACCCGGACGTGGTGATCAGCGTGGACACCTGGCGGCACGAGGTGGCCGAGGAGGTGTGCCAGGCCGGGGCGGACCTGCTGAACGACGCGTGGGGCGGGGTCGATCCGAAGCTCGCCGAGGTGGCCGCGCGGCACGGTGCGGGCCTGGTGTGCACGCACGCGGGCGGCGCCGAGCCGCGCACCCGGCCGCACCGGGTCGAGTACGAGGACGTGATGGCGGACATCCTGCGGGTGACCGTGGGGCTGGCCGAGCGGGCGGCCGCACTGGGGGTGCGCCGGGACGGCATCCTCATCGACCCGGGCCACGACTTCGGCAAGAACACCCGGCACTCGCTGGAGGCGACGCGGCGGCTGCCGGAGATGGCGGCCACCGGGTGGCCGGTCCTGGTCTCGCTCTCCAACAAGGACTTCGTCGGCGAGACGCTGGACCGGCCGGTGAAGGAGCGGCTGGTCGGCACCCTGGCCACCACGGCGGTCTCGGCGTGGCTGGGGGCCCAGGTGTACCGCGTGCACGAGGTCGCCGAGACCCTGCAGGTGCTGGACATGGTCGCGTCGATCGCGGGCCACCGTCCCCCGGCGGTGGCCCGCCGCGGCCTCGCCTGA
- a CDS encoding enoyl-CoA hydratase-related protein, whose translation MGESVRYAVEDGLATVTLDRPDAMNALDTAAKEQLRDALRAAAGDGAVRAVLLAARGRAFCVGQDLKEHVGVLEAGGGMTTVAEHYNPITLAIATMPKPVVAAVNGAAAGAGAGFAFAADYRIAGRSASFTTAFAGVGLSTDSGMSWTLQRLVGYGRAAELLLFPRRVGSAEALELGLVHRVVPDEELAAEAVATARQLAEGPTAAYAAIKEALAGAASSSLPDALAREDVLQSRAGSSADHRAAVAAFVRKEQPRFTGR comes from the coding sequence ATGGGTGAGAGCGTACGGTACGCGGTCGAGGACGGGCTGGCCACGGTCACCCTGGACCGGCCGGACGCGATGAACGCGCTCGACACGGCGGCCAAGGAGCAGTTGCGGGACGCGTTGCGCGCGGCGGCGGGCGACGGGGCGGTCCGGGCGGTGCTGCTCGCCGCCCGGGGCCGGGCGTTCTGCGTCGGGCAGGACCTCAAGGAGCACGTCGGCGTGCTGGAGGCGGGCGGCGGCATGACCACCGTCGCGGAGCACTACAACCCGATCACCCTGGCGATCGCCACCATGCCGAAGCCGGTGGTGGCCGCCGTCAACGGGGCCGCGGCCGGGGCGGGCGCGGGCTTCGCGTTCGCCGCGGACTACCGGATCGCGGGGCGGAGCGCCTCGTTCACCACCGCCTTCGCCGGGGTCGGGCTCTCCACCGACTCCGGGATGTCGTGGACCCTGCAGCGGCTGGTCGGCTACGGGCGGGCCGCCGAGCTGCTGCTCTTCCCGCGCCGGGTGGGGTCGGCGGAGGCGCTGGAACTGGGCCTGGTGCACCGGGTGGTGCCCGACGAGGAGCTGGCCGCCGAGGCGGTCGCGACGGCCCGGCAGCTGGCCGAGGGGCCGACGGCGGCGTACGCGGCGATCAAGGAGGCGCTGGCCGGCGCGGCCTCCTCCTCGCTGCCGGACGCGCTGGCCCGCGAGGACGTGCTCCAGTCCCGGGCCGGCTCCTCGGCGGACCACCGGGCGGCCGTGGCCGCGTTCGTCCGCAAGGAGCAGCCCCGCTTCACCGGCCGCTGA
- a CDS encoding O-methyltransferase, with translation MSGNWQASWAFADAFAAEDEPLIRARARSRAAGLRAVSPGTGAALRLLAGACGAKSVVEVGTGAGVSGLHLLHGMRPDGVLTTVDSEPDRQQLAREAYRDAGVPANRARFICGRALDVLPRLTDGAYDLVFCDADRLECLAYLDESLRLLRPGGVVCFEGAFGRGRALDAAHQDAESVRLRELMRTVRDNPQLTPVLLPTEDGLLCAVRLP, from the coding sequence ATTTCCGGCAACTGGCAGGCGAGCTGGGCGTTCGCCGACGCCTTCGCCGCGGAGGACGAGCCGCTGATACGCGCCCGCGCCCGCTCCCGCGCGGCCGGACTGCGGGCCGTCTCCCCCGGCACCGGCGCGGCGCTGCGGCTGCTGGCCGGGGCGTGCGGCGCGAAGTCCGTGGTCGAGGTGGGCACCGGCGCCGGGGTCTCCGGCCTCCACCTGCTCCACGGCATGCGCCCCGACGGCGTGCTGACCACGGTCGACTCCGAGCCGGACCGCCAGCAACTGGCCCGCGAGGCCTACCGCGACGCCGGCGTCCCCGCGAACCGCGCCCGCTTCATCTGCGGCCGCGCCCTCGACGTCCTCCCCCGTCTCACCGACGGCGCCTACGACCTCGTCTTCTGCGACGCCGACCGCCTGGAGTGCCTGGCCTACCTCGACGAGTCGCTGCGCCTGCTGCGCCCCGGCGGCGTCGTCTGCTTCGAGGGCGCCTTCGGCCGGGGCCGCGCGCTCGACGCCGCCCACCAGGACGCCGAGTCCGTCCGCCTGCGCGAACTCATGCGCACGGTACGCGACAACCCCCAGCTGACCCCCGTCCTGCTGCCCACCGAGGACGGCCTCCTCTGCGCGGTGCGGCTGCCCTGA
- a CDS encoding DivIVA domain-containing protein produces the protein MLIALVAVVAAVALAVLGDGGALRDADPDRVQDRLPSDRPLARADVETVRLPTGARGYRMAEVDEVLDRLGAELAERDARIAELEASLAGVRGGAPHTGDDPGPVQHGPRGFGAPGQTYGRPYGGQDGQGRGAEDGQGRGAEGYGGPEQGQDYGRPYDQEPYGRQPGDDPERDGRGE, from the coding sequence ATGCTCATCGCGCTCGTCGCGGTGGTCGCCGCGGTGGCGCTGGCGGTGCTCGGCGACGGCGGCGCCCTCAGGGACGCGGACCCCGACCGGGTCCAGGACCGGCTGCCGTCGGACCGGCCGCTCGCCCGCGCGGACGTCGAGACCGTCCGCCTGCCCACCGGCGCGCGCGGCTACCGGATGGCCGAGGTGGACGAGGTGCTGGACCGGCTCGGCGCCGAACTCGCCGAGCGCGACGCCCGCATCGCCGAGCTGGAGGCCTCGCTGGCCGGGGTGCGCGGCGGCGCCCCGCACACCGGCGACGACCCCGGTCCGGTCCAGCACGGCCCGCGGGGGTTCGGCGCCCCCGGCCAGACCTACGGCCGGCCGTACGGCGGCCAGGACGGCCAGGGCCGCGGCGCCGAGGACGGCCAGGGCCGCGGCGCCGAGGGCTACGGCGGTCCGGAGCAGGGCCAGGACTACGGCAGGCCCTACGACCAGGAGCCCTACGGCCGCCAGCCGGGCGATGACCCGGAGCGGGACGGCCGCGGTGAGTGA
- a CDS encoding DUF3117 domain-containing protein, whose protein sequence is MAAMKPRTGDGPLEVTKEGRSIIMRVPLEGGGRLVVELTPDEADALGDALKKAIV, encoded by the coding sequence ATGGCGGCCATGAAGCCGCGGACGGGTGACGGCCCGCTCGAGGTGACCAAGGAGGGGCGGAGCATCATCATGCGCGTTCCGCTGGAGGGCGGCGGACGGCTTGTCGTCGAGTTGACCCCGGACGAGGCGGACGCCCTCGGCGACGCGCTGAAGAAGGCCATCGTCTGA
- a CDS encoding DUF1003 domain-containing protein, producing the protein MAADDRERDRSRLPAGASATGRPRIRLDQPREPRRSLLPSYDPDAFGQFSERIARFLGTGRFIVWMTAVIVVWVLWNVFAPSHLRFDGYPFIFLTLMLSLQASYAAPLILLAQNRQDDRDRVNLEQDRKQNERSIADTEYLTREVAALRAGLGEVATRDWIRSELEDLVKELEESRSGDRRAARQHRAAGDEGDGRGR; encoded by the coding sequence GTGGCCGCTGACGACAGGGAGCGCGACCGCTCGCGGCTGCCCGCCGGGGCGAGCGCCACCGGGCGCCCGCGCATCCGCCTGGACCAGCCCCGCGAGCCGCGCCGCAGCCTGCTGCCCTCCTACGACCCGGACGCGTTCGGGCAGTTCTCCGAGCGGATCGCCCGCTTCCTGGGCACCGGCCGGTTCATCGTCTGGATGACCGCGGTCATCGTCGTGTGGGTGCTCTGGAACGTCTTCGCGCCGTCCCATCTGCGCTTCGACGGCTACCCGTTCATCTTCCTGACCCTGATGCTGTCGCTGCAGGCGTCGTACGCGGCCCCGCTGATCCTGCTGGCGCAGAACCGGCAGGACGACCGGGACCGGGTCAACCTCGAACAGGACCGCAAGCAGAACGAGCGCAGCATCGCCGACACCGAGTACCTCACCCGCGAGGTGGCGGCGCTGCGCGCGGGCCTGGGCGAGGTGGCCACCCGGGACTGGATCCGCTCCGAGCTGGAGGACCTCGTCAAGGAGTTGGAGGAGAGCCGGAGCGGTGACCGGCGGGCGGCGCGGCAGCACCGCGCGGCCGGTGACGAAGGAGACGGGCGGGGGCGCTGA
- a CDS encoding sec-independent translocase: MFFDIGPLELVALVVLAVLVFGPDKLPKMIQDAMAFIRKVREFSDSAKEDIRRELGPEFKDFEFEDLNPKTFIRKNLMNGEDEYGLSELKDLRDSLDLRKEMSEVTDLRKEMAEVTDAVNGVEPAAAGAASASGAAANGSVAAGDRLKKLGPGEPPPFDADAT; this comes from the coding sequence GTGTTCTTCGACATAGGCCCGCTGGAGCTGGTCGCGCTCGTGGTCCTTGCGGTGCTCGTCTTCGGTCCGGACAAGCTTCCGAAGATGATCCAGGACGCGATGGCGTTCATCCGGAAGGTGCGCGAGTTCTCCGACAGCGCCAAGGAGGACATCCGCCGCGAGCTGGGGCCGGAGTTCAAGGACTTCGAGTTCGAGGACCTCAACCCCAAGACGTTCATCCGCAAGAACCTGATGAACGGCGAGGACGAGTACGGCCTCAGCGAGCTGAAGGACCTGCGGGACAGCCTCGACCTGCGCAAGGAGATGTCCGAGGTCACCGACCTGCGCAAGGAGATGGCGGAGGTCACCGACGCGGTCAACGGCGTCGAGCCGGCCGCCGCGGGTGCCGCCAGTGCCTCGGGCGCCGCCGCCAACGGCTCCGTGGCCGCCGGGGACCGGCTCAAGAAGCTCGGTCCGGGCGAGCCGCCCCCGTTCGACGCCGACGCGACCTGA
- the dapE gene encoding succinyl-diaminopimelate desuccinylase, which translates to MELDLSLPVAALTAQLVDVPSVSREEKRLADLVEAALAAVPHLKVDRDGDAVVARTSLGRAERVVLAGHLDTVPIADNLPSRLDADGLLWGCGTSDMKAGVAVQLKLAAELTEPNRDLTFVFYDAEEIASEFNGLGRLVERHPEWLAADFALLLEPTGGRVDGGCQGTLRFRVQTTGRRAHSARSWLGENAIHKAAPILDRLAAYQPRRVEIDGLVYPEGLNAVMIEGGHAGNVIPDSCAVTVNYRFSPDQSEEQALARMHEVFDGFEVVLTDSAPGALPGLSHPAAASFVEAIGTPPAAKEAWTDVARFTALGVPAVNYGPGEPTLAHTREENVEVAKIEEAERKLRAWLSS; encoded by the coding sequence ATGGAACTCGACCTCTCCCTGCCCGTTGCCGCCCTCACCGCCCAGCTCGTCGACGTGCCGTCGGTCAGCCGCGAGGAGAAGCGGCTGGCCGACCTCGTGGAGGCCGCGCTGGCCGCGGTCCCGCACCTGAAGGTCGATCGGGACGGGGACGCGGTGGTCGCCCGCACCTCCCTCGGCCGGGCCGAACGGGTGGTCCTGGCCGGCCACCTCGACACCGTCCCGATCGCCGACAACCTCCCCTCGCGGCTGGACGCCGACGGCCTGCTGTGGGGGTGCGGCACCTCCGACATGAAGGCCGGGGTGGCCGTCCAGCTGAAGCTCGCCGCCGAACTCACCGAGCCCAACCGCGACCTGACGTTCGTCTTCTACGACGCCGAGGAGATCGCCTCCGAGTTCAACGGCCTCGGCCGGCTCGTGGAGCGCCACCCGGAGTGGCTGGCCGCCGACTTCGCGCTGCTGCTGGAGCCCACCGGCGGCCGGGTCGACGGCGGCTGCCAGGGCACCCTGCGCTTCCGGGTGCAGACCACGGGCCGCCGCGCCCACTCCGCCCGCAGCTGGCTCGGCGAGAACGCCATCCACAAGGCCGCCCCGATCCTGGACCGGCTCGCCGCCTACCAGCCGCGGCGGGTGGAGATCGACGGCCTGGTCTACCCCGAGGGCCTCAACGCGGTGATGATCGAGGGCGGCCACGCCGGCAACGTGATCCCCGACTCCTGCGCGGTCACCGTCAACTACCGCTTCTCGCCCGACCAGTCGGAGGAGCAGGCGCTGGCGCGGATGCACGAGGTCTTCGACGGCTTCGAGGTGGTCCTCACCGACAGCGCCCCGGGAGCGCTGCCCGGCCTGTCGCACCCCGCCGCCGCCTCGTTCGTCGAGGCCATCGGCACCCCGCCGGCCGCCAAGGAGGCGTGGACGGACGTCGCGCGGTTCACCGCCCTGGGCGTGCCCGCCGTCAACTACGGCCCCGGCGAGCCGACCCTCGCCCACACCCGGGAGGAGAACGTGGAGGTGGCGAAGATCGAGGAGGCCGAGCGGAAGCTGCGCGCCTGGCTCTCCTCCTGA
- a CDS encoding LOG family protein — MTDATDPRDQPETGDEWQEEAAAAAAEAEGRPEGRGWPERHTGPVIRRRGQVLSGTTDQRLLDTRGPSDWVHSDPWRVLRIQSEFVEGFGALAELGPAVSVFGSARTAPESPEYEAAVRIGRALAEAGFAVITGGGPGAMEAANKGALAAGGLSVGLGIELPFEQGLNPYVDIGVNFRYFFVRKTMFVKYASGFVVLPGGFGTLDELFEALTLVQTKKVTRFPIVLFGTEYWGGLASWVRGTLVAEGKASAADLELFHVTDDVDEAVELVTKESA, encoded by the coding sequence ATGACAGACGCAACCGACCCGCGGGACCAGCCCGAGACGGGCGACGAGTGGCAGGAGGAGGCGGCCGCCGCCGCGGCGGAGGCCGAGGGCCGGCCGGAGGGCCGCGGCTGGCCCGAGCGGCACACCGGGCCGGTGATCCGCCGCCGGGGCCAGGTGCTCTCGGGCACCACCGACCAGCGCCTGCTGGACACCCGCGGCCCCTCGGACTGGGTGCACAGCGACCCGTGGCGGGTGCTCCGCATCCAGTCGGAGTTCGTCGAGGGCTTCGGCGCGCTGGCCGAACTCGGCCCGGCCGTCAGCGTCTTCGGCTCCGCCCGCACGGCGCCGGAGTCCCCCGAGTACGAGGCCGCGGTGCGGATCGGCCGCGCCCTGGCCGAGGCGGGCTTCGCGGTCATCACCGGCGGCGGCCCCGGCGCGATGGAGGCGGCCAACAAGGGCGCGCTCGCGGCCGGCGGGCTCTCCGTCGGCCTCGGCATCGAGCTGCCCTTCGAGCAGGGTCTCAATCCGTACGTCGACATCGGCGTCAACTTCCGGTACTTCTTCGTCCGCAAGACGATGTTCGTCAAGTACGCGTCCGGGTTCGTCGTCCTGCCCGGCGGGTTCGGCACCCTCGACGAGCTCTTCGAGGCGCTGACCCTGGTACAGACGAAGAAGGTCACCCGCTTCCCGATCGTGCTCTTCGGCACCGAGTACTGGGGCGGCCTGGCCTCCTGGGTGCGCGGCACCCTGGTCGCCGAGGGCAAGGCGTCCGCCGCCGACCTGGAGCTGTTCCACGTCACCGACGACGTCGACGAGGCGGTGGAGCTGGTCACGAAGGAGAGCGCCTAG
- a CDS encoding magnesium transporter MgtE N-terminal domain-containing protein, with product MAAGGSRVFVSHLAGVTVFDPNGDQVGRLRDVVVVRRVGGRPPRVLGLVVEVAGRRRIFVPMSRVTGVESGQVITTGVMNMRRFEQRPSETLVLGELLDRHVRLLPPEHGGPGEPPEEAGAAEEAGASAAEPAGEEVTVLDVSIMRLPARRDWEIDKVFVRRGSPGSRVPLPWKGSRERRGGSTLTVDWSAVSGFWLAEEGQGAETLVATFERLRPADVANVLHHLPPKRRGEVAAALDDDRLADVLEELPDDDQVEIISKLKEERAADVLEAMDPDDAADLLAELPVEEQERLLTLMRPRDAAGVRRLLSYEERTAGGLMTTEPIVLRPDATVADALARIRNPDLSPALAAQVYVCRPPEETPTGKYLGLVHFQRLLRDPPFTLLGSIVDTDLQPLGPETQLPSVTSFLATYNMISAPVVDDGGSLLGAVTVDDVLDHLLPEDWRETGPHFDYPDPRDDPRRDPDDPGGDPDDPADDPDDPADDPRDAVWDDGSDGPAAGGTGGR from the coding sequence GTGGCGGCAGGAGGCTCCCGGGTCTTCGTCTCGCACCTGGCGGGCGTGACCGTCTTCGACCCCAACGGCGACCAGGTCGGCCGGCTGCGCGACGTGGTGGTGGTGCGCCGGGTCGGCGGACGGCCGCCGCGGGTGCTCGGGCTGGTGGTGGAGGTGGCCGGCCGGCGCCGGATCTTCGTGCCCATGTCCCGGGTCACCGGTGTGGAGTCGGGCCAGGTCATCACCACCGGCGTGATGAACATGCGCCGGTTCGAGCAGCGGCCGTCCGAGACGCTGGTGCTGGGCGAGCTGCTGGACCGCCACGTACGGCTGCTGCCGCCCGAGCACGGCGGTCCCGGCGAGCCCCCGGAGGAGGCCGGGGCAGCCGAGGAGGCCGGCGCGAGCGCGGCGGAGCCGGCCGGCGAGGAGGTCACCGTCCTGGACGTGTCGATCATGCGGCTGCCCGCGCGGCGGGACTGGGAGATCGACAAGGTCTTCGTGCGCCGCGGCTCCCCGGGCAGCCGGGTGCCGCTGCCCTGGAAGGGTTCCCGCGAGCGGCGCGGCGGCAGCACGCTGACCGTGGACTGGTCGGCGGTGAGCGGCTTCTGGCTGGCCGAGGAGGGCCAGGGCGCGGAGACCCTGGTGGCCACGTTCGAGCGGCTGCGTCCGGCCGACGTCGCCAACGTGCTGCACCACCTGCCGCCCAAGCGGCGCGGCGAGGTCGCCGCCGCGCTCGACGACGACCGGCTCGCCGACGTCCTGGAGGAGCTGCCGGACGACGACCAGGTGGAGATCATCAGCAAGCTCAAGGAGGAGCGGGCCGCCGACGTCCTGGAGGCGATGGACCCGGACGACGCGGCCGACCTGCTGGCGGAGCTGCCCGTCGAGGAGCAGGAGCGGCTGCTGACCCTGATGCGGCCGCGCGACGCCGCCGGGGTGCGGCGGCTGCTGTCGTACGAGGAGCGCACCGCGGGCGGCCTGATGACGACCGAGCCGATCGTGCTGCGCCCGGACGCCACGGTCGCCGACGCGCTGGCCCGCATCCGCAACCCTGACCTGTCGCCGGCGCTGGCCGCGCAGGTCTACGTGTGCCGGCCGCCGGAGGAGACGCCGACGGGCAAGTACCTGGGCCTGGTGCACTTCCAGCGGCTGCTGCGGGACCCGCCGTTCACCCTGCTGGGCTCGATCGTGGACACCGACCTCCAGCCGCTCGGCCCGGAGACGCAGCTGCCGTCGGTGACCAGCTTCCTGGCCACGTACAACATGATCTCCGCGCCCGTGGTGGACGACGGCGGGTCGCTGCTCGGCGCGGTGACCGTCGACGACGTCCTGGACCACCTGCTGCCCGAGGACTGGCGCGAGACCGGCCCGCACTTCGACTACCCGGACCCGCGCGACGACCCGCGCCGCGATCCCGACGACCCGGGCGGCGATCCCGACGACCCGGCCGACGACCCCGACGACCCGGCCGACGACCCGCGTGACGCCGTGTGGGACGACGGGTCCGACGGCCCGGCCGCGGGAGGTACCGGTGGCCGCTGA
- a CDS encoding Mrp/NBP35 family ATP-binding protein, with amino-acid sequence MATALHGSTPTGTPTDEAVRAALATVDDPEIHRPITDLGMVKSVEIGPEGAVAVTVYLTVSGCPMRGEISGRVTSAVARVPGVTSVDVTLDVMSDEQRRELAASLRGGKAEREITFAQPGSLTRVYAVASGKGGVGKSSVTVNLAAAMAADGLKVGVVDADIYGHSVPRMLGVEGRPTQVEDMIMPPAANGVKVISIGMFTPGNAPVVWRGPMLHRALQQFLADVYWGDLDVLLLDLPPGTGDIAISVAQLVPNAEILVVTTPQQAAAEVAERAGSIAVQTHQKIVGVVENMAGMPCPHCDEVVEVFGTGGGDRVAEGLSRTTGTTVPVLGRVPIDVRLREGGDDGRPVAVANPDSPAGAALRDIAGKLAARQRGLAGMSLGITPRNKF; translated from the coding sequence ATGGCTACCGCTCTGCACGGTTCGACACCGACCGGCACCCCGACCGACGAGGCCGTCCGGGCCGCACTGGCGACCGTCGACGACCCGGAGATCCACCGGCCGATCACCGATCTGGGGATGGTGAAATCGGTCGAGATCGGGCCGGAGGGCGCGGTCGCGGTGACCGTCTACCTGACCGTCTCCGGCTGCCCCATGCGCGGGGAGATCTCCGGCCGGGTCACCTCGGCGGTGGCGCGGGTCCCCGGGGTGACCTCGGTGGACGTCACCCTCGACGTGATGAGCGACGAGCAGCGGCGGGAGCTGGCCGCGTCGCTGCGCGGCGGGAAGGCCGAGCGGGAGATCACCTTCGCCCAGCCGGGCTCGCTGACCCGCGTCTACGCGGTGGCCTCCGGCAAGGGCGGCGTGGGCAAGTCCTCCGTGACGGTGAACCTCGCCGCGGCCATGGCCGCCGACGGGCTGAAGGTCGGCGTGGTCGACGCGGACATCTACGGCCACAGCGTGCCGCGGATGCTGGGCGTGGAGGGCCGGCCCACCCAGGTCGAGGACATGATCATGCCGCCGGCCGCGAACGGTGTGAAGGTCATCTCGATCGGCATGTTCACCCCGGGCAACGCGCCGGTGGTGTGGCGCGGGCCGATGCTGCACCGCGCGCTCCAGCAGTTCCTGGCCGACGTCTACTGGGGCGACCTGGACGTGCTGCTGCTCGACCTGCCGCCCGGCACCGGCGACATCGCGATCTCGGTGGCGCAGCTCGTGCCCAACGCGGAGATCCTGGTGGTCACCACCCCGCAGCAGGCCGCCGCGGAGGTCGCCGAGCGGGCCGGGTCGATCGCGGTCCAGACGCACCAGAAGATCGTCGGCGTGGTGGAGAACATGGCCGGCATGCCGTGCCCGCACTGCGACGAGGTGGTCGAGGTCTTCGGCACCGGCGGCGGCGACCGCGTGGCCGAGGGCCTGTCGCGCACCACGGGTACCACGGTGCCGGTGCTTGGCCGGGTGCCGATCGACGTACGGCTGCGCGAGGGCGGCGACGACGGCCGCCCGGTGGCGGTCGCCAACCCGGACTCCCCCGCCGGCGCCGCGCTGCGGGACATCGCCGGGAAGCTGGCCGCCCGCCAGCGGGGCCTGGCGGGCATGTCGCTGGGCATCACCCCGCGCAACAAGTTCTGA
- a CDS encoding DNA-3-methyladenine glycosylase I encodes MTRSGTAAVSDGGTGTVVGPDGKPRCPWGLSTPDYVAYHDEEWGRPVHGDDPLFERICLEAFQSGLSWITILRRRETFRAAFAGFAIDAVAAFTDEDRARLLADPGIIRNRAKVDAAIANAAAARAVRDTYDGGLDALLWSFAPDPALRPAPRTTADVPATTPESTALAKELKKHGFRFVGPTTAYALMQACGLVNDHLAGCAAR; translated from the coding sequence ATGACCCGGAGCGGGACGGCCGCGGTGAGTGACGGCGGGACCGGGACCGTCGTCGGGCCCGACGGGAAGCCGCGCTGCCCGTGGGGCCTGTCCACCCCCGACTACGTCGCCTACCACGACGAGGAGTGGGGCCGGCCGGTCCACGGCGACGACCCGCTCTTCGAGCGGATCTGCCTGGAGGCGTTCCAGTCCGGGCTGTCGTGGATCACCATCCTGCGGCGCCGCGAGACCTTCCGCGCGGCCTTCGCCGGGTTCGCGATCGACGCGGTGGCCGCGTTCACCGACGAGGACCGCGCCCGGCTGCTCGCCGACCCCGGGATCATCCGCAACCGGGCGAAGGTCGACGCCGCCATCGCCAACGCCGCCGCGGCGCGGGCCGTCCGGGACACCTACGACGGGGGGCTGGACGCGCTGCTCTGGTCGTTCGCCCCCGACCCGGCGCTCCGCCCGGCCCCGCGCACCACCGCCGACGTGCCCGCCACCACCCCGGAGTCGACCGCGCTGGCCAAGGAGCTGAAGAAGCACGGCTTCCGCTTCGTCGGACCGACCACGGCCTACGCGCTGATGCAGGCGTGCGGCCTGGTCAACGACCACCTCGCCGGCTGCGCCGCCCGCTGA
- the sigE gene encoding RNA polymerase sigma factor SigE yields the protein MVGALLATTRADRGGVAAAGDRGVLARFRRSAGQPVSVTNTADDRSPGTHSATATFATDGDGQTWTPPSWEEIVSTHSARVYRLAYRLTGNQHDAEDLTQEVFVRVFRSLATYTPGTFEGWLHRITTNLFLDMVRRRQRIRFDALGDDAAERLPSREPSPAQHFNDTHFDADIQQALDTLAPEFRAAVVLCDIEGLSYEEIAATLGVKLGTVRSRIHRGRSHLRKALEHRAPGARPAPALAAAASVPEPGQEGGRT from the coding sequence ATGGTAGGGGCTCTACTGGCCACCACCAGAGCCGACAGGGGAGGTGTGGCTGCGGCCGGTGACCGAGGAGTGCTCGCGCGCTTCCGCCGGTCGGCCGGACAGCCCGTATCCGTGACCAACACCGCTGACGACCGTTCACCCGGCACCCACTCCGCGACAGCCACGTTCGCCACCGACGGAGACGGTCAGACGTGGACGCCTCCCTCCTGGGAGGAGATCGTCAGCACGCACAGTGCTCGGGTCTACCGGCTGGCGTACCGCCTGACCGGCAACCAGCACGACGCGGAGGACCTCACCCAGGAGGTCTTCGTGCGGGTCTTCCGATCCCTTGCCACCTACACGCCCGGCACCTTCGAGGGCTGGCTGCACCGCATCACCACGAACCTGTTCCTGGACATGGTGCGGCGCCGTCAGCGCATCCGGTTCGACGCCCTCGGCGACGACGCGGCCGAGCGGCTCCCCAGCCGCGAGCCGTCCCCCGCGCAGCACTTCAACGACACGCACTTCGACGCGGACATCCAGCAGGCGCTGGACACCCTCGCGCCGGAGTTCCGCGCCGCCGTGGTGCTCTGCGACATCGAGGGGCTGTCGTACGAGGAGATCGCCGCCACCCTCGGGGTGAAGCTGGGCACGGTGCGCAGCCGCATCCACCGCGGCCGCTCCCACCTCCGCAAGGCTCTGGAGCACCGGGCGCCCGGAGCGCGCCCGGCGCCCGCGCTCGCTGCCGCTGCCTCCGTACCCGAACCTGGCCAGGAGGGCGGGAGAACGTGA